The genomic interval CACCGACCCGTCCGCGCGGCGGATATCCTTGCGGACCCGCACCACCACCGCCTTCATGACGTCGCCCTTCTTCACCTTCCCGCGCGGGATGGCTTCCTTGATCGACACGACGATGATGTCGCCCACCGTTGCATAGCGGCGCTTGGAGCCCCCGAGCACCTTGATGCACATGACACGGCGTGCGCCTGAATTATCGGCCACGTCGAGGTTGGTCTGCATCTGAATCATTGATGCACCTAGTCCTCTTTCTGGTGCGCAAAATCGCGCTTAAGCGGTTTTCTTCTGTTCGCCCCGGACCACGGTCCAGCGCTTCAACTTCGAGATCGGCTTGCTTTCCTCGATCCACACCATGTCGCCCGGCTTGAACTCGTTGTTCTCGTCGTGCGCGTGATAGTTTTTCGAGCGACGAATGGTCTTCTTGTAGAGCGGATGGGTAAAGCGGCGATCGACGCGCACCACAACCGTCTTGGCTTGCTTGTCACTGACGACCACGCCCTGAAGCGTACGTTTCGGCATCTCGGGCCCCTTATTTCTTCGCGTCGCGCTTCTGCGCGGCGATGGTCTTGATCCGTGCGATATCGCGGCGGGCTTCACGCATCCGCGAAGTGTTCTCGAGCTGCCCGGTGGCGCGCTGGAAGCGCAGATTGAACCGCTCCTTCTTCAGATTGGCGACGGCGTCGTCCATCTGGTCGGGGCTCATCGCGCGGATGTCGGAGGTCTTCATTGCGGCCATGTCGGTTACTCCGCGATGCGCGCGACGAAGCGCGTCTTGATCGGCAGCTTGGCGGCGGCAAGCGTCAGCGCTTCCTTCGCGGTCTGCGGAGCCACTCCGTCGATCTCGAAAAGAACCCGACCCGGCTTGACCCGCACGACCCACAATTCCGGCGCGCCCTTGCCCGAGCCCATGCGGACCTCAGCCGGCTTCTTCGATACAGGCACATCCGGAAATACGCGGATCCAGACGCGGCCGGCGCGCTTCATGTGGCGCGTCAGCGCGCGCCGCGCGGCTTCGATCTGGCGCGCCGAGATGCGCTCGGGCGCCATCGCCTTCAAGCCGAACTGGCCGAACGCCAGCGTCGCGCCCGACGACGCGGTGCCGTGGATGCGGCCCTTGTGCGCCTTCCGGAACTTGGTCTTCTTCGGTTGCATCATGGCTTACGCCCTCAAGCCTTCTGTCTATTGCGCATGATCTGATCCGAAAACCGGTATCCACTTTTCGGGATCATGCTCTTGTTCAAGCCGCGTCGCGGCGCGGACGGTTGTCGTCACCAGCCAGGCGCTTGTCCTGGGCCATCGGATCGTGCTCGAGGATTTCGCCCTTGAAGATCCAGACCTTGACACCGCAGGTACCGAACGTCGTGAACGCGGTGGCAACGCCGTAATCGACGTCGGCGCGCAGCGTGTGCAGCGGTACGCGGCCTTCGCGATACCACTCCATGCGGGCGATCTCGGCGCCGCCGAGACGGCCTGAGCAGTTGATGCGAATGCCCTCGGCGCCGAGACGCATCGCCGACTGCACGGCGCGTTTCATCGCGCGGCGGAACGCGACGCGGCGCTCAAGCTGCTGTGCGATCGATTCGGCGACCAGCGTGGCATCAAGCTCCGGCTTGCGAATCTCGACGATGTTGATGACGACGTCGGACGAGGTGATGTCGGCAACCCTCTTGCGAAGCTTGTCGATATCGGCGCCCTTCTTGCCGATCACGACGCCGGGGCGCGCCGAATGGATCGTCACGCGGCACTTCTTATGCGGACGCTCGATCACGATGCGCGCGACGGCCGCCTGCTTGAGCTCCTTGTGCAGGAGTTCGCGGATCTTGACGTCCTCGTGCAGCAGCTTGCCGTACTCGTTCTTGCCGGCATACCAACGGGAGTCCCAGGTCCGGTTGATGCCCAGACGCAGCCCGATTGGATTGATCTTTTGACCCATCGTTTTCTCCTGCGCCTGTTTAAGCGCTCGCCTCGGCCTCGACCTGACGCACCACGATCGTCAGTTGCGAGAACGGTTTATAGATACGGCCCGAGCGGCCACGGCCGCGCGGTGCGAAACGCTTCATCACCATGCCGTTGCCGACAAATGCCTCGGACACAACCAGTTCGTCGACGTCGAGGTCGTGGTTATTCTCGGCGTTGGCGATCGCCGATTCCAGGCACTTCTTCACGTCGCCCGCGATCCGCTTGCGCGAAAACTGCAGGTCGGCGAGTGCCGCCGACGCCTTGCGGCCGCGGATCAGTTGCGCGACCAGGTTGAGCTTCTGCGGGCTCACCCGAAGCATCCGGGCGATCGCCTTGGCCTCGTTTTCCGGGAGGCTCCGTTCGCGCTTTGGTTTGCTCATAACTTAAACCTCAAGCCCTCTTGGCTTTCTTGTCGCCCGAATGGCCATGGAAGGTCCGGGTCGGCGAAAACTCGCCGAACTTGTGACCGACCATCTCCTCGTTGACAGACACCGGCACGTGCTTATGGCCGTTGTAGACGCCGAACACCAAGCCGACAAACTGCGGCAGAATGGTTGAGCGGCGGCTCCATATCTTGATGACGTCATGACGGCCGCTTGCCCGCGCGGCATCTGCTTTCTTGAGCAGCGAGCCTTCGACGAACGGGCCTTTCCAGACTGAACGAACCATGTCCGGCTTTCCTTACTACTTCTTCCGCTTGTGGCGGCTGATGAGAATGAACTTGTTGGTCGACTTGTTGGAACGGGTCTTCTTGCCCTTGGTCGGCTTGCCCCACGGTGTCACCGGGTGACGGCCGCCCGAGGTGCGGCCTTCGCCGCCGCCATGCGGATGGTCGATCGGGTTCATGACCACGCCGCGGTTGTGCGGGCGGCGGCCCATCCAGCGGGTGCGGCCCGCCTTGCCGATCGAGGTATTCATGTGATCCGGATTCGACACCGCGCCGATGGAGCCGCGGCAACGGCCGTGCACCAGGCGCTGCTCGCCCGAATTCAGGCGCAGGATGACGTAGTCCTGGTCGCGGCCGACGATCTGGGCATAGGTGCCGGCGGACCGCGCGAGCTGACCGCCCTTGCCGATCTTCATCTCGACATTATGGACGATGGTGCCGACGGGCATATTGCCGAGCGGCATGACATTGCCCGGCTTGACGTCGACATAGTTGCCGGCAACGACGGTGTCGCCGACGGCCAGACGCTGCGGCGCGAGAATATAGGCCTGCTCGCCGTCCTGATATTTGATCAGCGCGATGAACGCGGTGCGGTTCGGGTCGTATTCGAGCCGCTCGACGAGCGCCGGCACGTCCGCCTTGCCGCGCTTGAAATCGACGTTGCGGTAGGCCTGCTTATGGCCGCCGCCGCGAAACCGCACGGTGATGCGCCCGGTGTTGTTGCGGCCGCCCTTGCCTCGCTTGCCCTCGGTAAGCGCCTTGACCGGCTTGCCCTTGTAGAGGGCCGAGCGATCGACCATCACCAGCTGGCGCTGGCCCGGCGTCGTGGGGTTGAATGTCTTAAGTGCCATAATCTATCGCCTTAAAGCCGTTTCCGCCTCAGAGACCGGTGGTGACGTCGATGCGGTGGCCCTCTTCGAGGGTCACAACCGCGCGCTTGGCGTCCGACTGCGAACCGAAGCTGCCGCGGAACACCTTCGCCTTGCCCTTGCGCACCAGCGTGTTCACACTCTTGACCTTGACGTCGAACAGTTTCTCGACCGCTTCCTTAATCTGCGGCTTGGTCGCCTTGCGCGCGACCTTGAACACAACCTTGTTGTATTCGGAGGCCATCGTCGCCTTTTCGGTAATGACCGGAGCGACGATCACGTCGTAATGCTTCGCATCGATTGTCATTTGAAGCGCGCCTCCAGCGCATCAACCGCCGCCTTGGTCAGCACCAGCTTCCGACGGCGCAGGATGTCGTAGACGTTGATGCCCTGGATCGGCAGCACGTCGATGTTCGGAATGTTGCGCGCGGCGGTCGCGAACCCGGCATGAACCGCGGCGCCGTCGACGATCAGCGCGCTGGTCAGGCCGAGGCCGGAAAAATGACCCATCAACGCCTTGGTCTTGGCCTCCTGCAGTTCAGCGCTGTCGATGACGATCAGACCGCCGTCCTTGGCCTTCGCCGACAGCGCATGACGCAGCGCCAGCGCGCGCACCTTCTTCGGCAGATCGTGCGCATGACTGCGAACGACCGGGCCGAACGCGCGACCGCCACCACGGAACTGCGACACGCGGGCCGAGCCGTGACGGGCATTGCCGGTACCCTTCTGCTTGAACATCTTCTTGCCGGTGCGCCAGATTTCCGCGCGGCCCTTGGCCTTGTGGGTGCCGGCCTGACGCTTGGCAAGCTGCCAGTTGACGCAGCGCTGGATCAGATCCTTGCGCGGCTCAAGACCGAAAATCCCGTCCGAGAGCTGAACCGAACCCGCGGCCTTGCCTTCGAGGGTGGTGACGTTCAGTTCCATGTTATGCACCCTCCTTCTCGGCCGGGGCATCCGTCGTGACCTTGTCATCGCCCGCAGCCTGCGCGCCGCCGCCCGCAACCTTGAACTTGCCGGGTTTCGGCGCTTCCTTCGGCAACGGCTTCTTCACCGCGTCACGCACCGCGATCCAGCCGCCCTTGGAGCCGGGAACGGCACCCTCGACCAGAATCAGGCCGCGCTCGACGTCGGTCTGCACGACGCGCAGGTTGAGCGTGGTGACGCGATCGACGCCCATGTGGCCGGGCATCTTCTTGTTCTTGAAAGTCTTGCCCGGATCCTGACGTCCGCCGGTTGAGCCGATCGAACGATGCGAGACCGAGACGCCGTGCGTGGCGCGCAGACCGCCGAAGTTCCAGCGCTTCATGCCGCCGGCGAACCCCTTACCGACCGAGGTGCCGGTAACATCGACGAACTGGCCGACCACGAAATGGTCCGCCTGAATTTCCGCGCCAACCGGAAGCAGCGAATCTTCGGAGACACGGAATTCCGCGACCTTGCGCTTCGGCTCGATCTTGGCGACCGCGAACTGTCCGCGCTCCGCCTTCGGCATGTAGACCGTCTTGCGCGCGCCCGAGCCGAGCTGCAAGGCGACGTAGCCGTTCTTCTCACTGGTCCGGTGCCCCAACACCTGACAATTGCTCAGCTTCAGCACGGTCACAGGGATATGTTCGCCGGTTTCTGTGAAGACCCGCGTCATCCCGACCTTTTGTGCGATCACTCCGGAGCGCATCGTCGTGCTTCCTGTTCTTTCTGTCCGCTAACGTTCGGACTGTTCCCAAACTTCGTTTCGACTTCCGCGTGCCCCGATCCGAAAAACGGCGGGCTCTCGCGTCAGAGCTTGATCTCGACGTCGACACCCGCGGCCAGATCGAGCTTCATCAAGGCATCGACTGTCTGCGGAGTCGGATCGACGATATCGAGAAGGCGCTTATGCGTACGCATCTCGAACTGCTCACGGCTCTTCTTGTCGACGTGCGGCGAACGGTTGACCGTAAACTTCTCGATCCGCGTCGGCAGCGGAATCGGTCCGCGAACCTGCGCGCCGGTGCGTTTCGCGGTGTTCACGATCTCGCGGGTCGACGTATCGAGAATCCGATGGTCGAACGCCTTGAGACGGATGCGAATATTCTGGCCGTTCATTGCCTTGATCTCTCTGTTCCGTCATGGCCGGGCTCGTCCCGGCCATCTCCGTCTTAAGAAGAAGTCGTGGATGCCCGGATCAAGTCCGGGCATGACGAAAGCTGGTTACTCGATGATGCTCGCGACGACGCCTGCTCCGACGGTGCGTCCACCCTCGCGGATGGCGAAGCGCAGCTTCTCCTCCATTGCGATCGGCACGATCAGGTGCACTTCCATCGCAACGTTGTCGCCCGGCATCACCATCTCGGTGCCGGCCGGAAGATGCACCACGCCGGTCACGTCCGTGGTGCGGAAGTAGAACTGCGGACGGTAGTTGGTGAAAAACGGCGTGTGACGACCGCCCTCCTCCTTGGTCAGGATGTAGGCTTCCGCCTTGAACTTGGTGTGCGGCTTCACCGAACCCGGCTTGCACAGAACCTGACCGCGCTCAACGTCCTCGCGCTTGGTGCCGCGCAGCAGCGCACCGATGTTGTCGCCGGCCTGACCCTGGTCCAGCAGCTTGCGGAACATCTCGACGCCCGTCACCGTCGTCTTCTGCGTGTCGCGGATGCCGACAATCTCGATTTCCTCGCCGACCTTGACGATGCCGCGCTCCACGCGCCCCGTCACCACCGTTCCGCGGCCCGAGATCGAGAACACGTCCTCGACCGGCATCAGGAACGGCAGGTCGACCGGACGCTCTGGCTGCGGAATATAGGCGTCGACCGCCTTCATCAGTTCCAGCACCGCGTCATGGCCGAGCTTCGGGTCCGAGTTCTCCAGCGCCGCCAGCGCCGAACCCTTGATGATCGGAATGTCGTCGCCCGGGAAGTCGTACTTAGACAGAAGCTCGCGGACTTCCATCTCCACCAGTTCCAGCAGTTCCGGATCGTCGACCATGTCGCACTTGTTCAGGAACACCACGATCGCCGGAACGCCAACCTGGCGCGCCAGAAGAATGTGCTCGCGGGTCTGCGGCATCGGACCGTCCGCCGCCGACACCACCAAAATCGCGCCGTCCATCTGCGCCGCACCAGTGATCATGTTCTTCACGTAGTCGGCGTGGCCCGGGCAATCGACGTGCGCATAATGCCGGTTCGGCGTCTCGTACTCGACATGCGACGTCGAAATCGTGATGCCGCGCGCCTTCTCTTCCGGCGCCTTGTCAATCTGGTCGTAGGCCGTGAACGTCGCTCCGCCCGCTTCCGCCAGAACCTTCGTGATCGCAGCCGTCAAAGACGTCTTGCCGTGGTCAACGTGACCAATCGTCCCGATGTTGCAATGCGGCTTGTTCCGTTCAAACTTCGCTTTGGCCATTTGACTCTCCGTTTAGTCGTTGACTGTCGCCAGCGACAATCAGGCAAACTTCTTCTGGACTTCCGCCGACACATTCGCCGGGGCTTCCGCGTAATGATCGAATTGCATGGTGAAGGTCGCGCGCCCCTGACTCATCGAGCGCAGGTTGTTCACGTAACCGAACATGTTCATGAGCGGCACCATCGCGTTGATCACGTTGGCATTGCCGCGCATGTCCTGACCCTGGATCTGGCCGCGCCGCGAGTTGAGATCGCCGATGACCGATCCGGTATAGTCTTCCGGCGTCACCGCCTCGACCTTCATGATCGGTTCGAGCAGCACCGACTTGCCCTTCTGCAGAGCCTCGCGGAAGCAGGCGCGGGTCGCGATTTCGAACGCCAGCGCCGACGAGTCGACGTCATGGAACTTGCCGTCGATGAGCTGCACCTTGACATCGACCACGGGGAAGCCCGCGACCACGCCGGAGCCAAGCACGCTCTCGATGCCCTTCTCAACGCCGGGAATGTATTCCTTGGGCACCGCGCCGCCGACGATCTTCGACTCGAACTCGTAGCCTTTGCCAGCCTCGTTCGGTTCGACGATCAGCGTGACCGCCGCGAACTGGCCGGTGCCACCGGTCTGCTTCTTGTGGGTGTAGCTGTGCTCGACACGCTTGGTGACACGCTCGCGGAACGCCACCTGCGGCGCGCCGATGTTAGCGTCGACCTTGTAGGTGCGCCTGAGGATATCGACCTTGATGTCGAGATGGAGCTCGCCCATGCCCTTGAGGATTGTCTGGCCGGATTCCTGATCGGTGGAAACGCGAAACGACGGATCTTCCGCTGCGAGCTTCGCCAGCGCGATACCGAGCTTTTCCTGGTCGGCCTTGGACTTCGGCTCGATCGCGATCTCGATGACCGGATCGGGGAATTCCATCTTTTCGAGGATCACCTGATGGGCCGGATCGCACAGCGTGTCGCCGGTGCGCGCTTCCTTCAGGCCGGCCAGCGCGACAATGTCACCGGCATAGGCCTCCTTGATATCCTCGCGGTTGTTCGCATGCATCAGCAACATCCGGCCGATGCGCTCCTTCTTCTCGCGCGTCGAATTGACGACGCCGGTGCCGCTCTGAAGAATACCGGAATAGATACGACAGAACGTGATGGTGCCAACGAACGGGTCGTCCATGATCTTGAACGCCAGCAGCGACATCGGCTCCTTGTCGTCGGCGTGACGGAGGATTTCGTTGCCCTTGTCATCCACGCCCTTGATGGCCGGAACGTCAAGCGGCGACGGCAGATAGGCCACCACGGCGTCGAGCAGCGGCTGCACACCCTTGTTTTTGAACGCGGTACCGCACAGCACCGGATAGAAAGCCCCGGACAGCACCGCCTTGCGGATCAGCCTCTTCAGCGTGGCTTCGTCGGGCTCGGTACCCTCAAGATAGGCCGCCATCGCATCGTCGTCGAGCTCGACGGCAGCTTCCACGAGCTTCTCGCGGTATTCCCTGGCTTTATCGGCGAGGTCGGCCGGAATCTCGGCGATGTCGTACATCGCGCCCGCCGCTTCGCTGCTCCAGACCAACGCCTTCATGCGGACGAGGTCGACCATGCCCTTGAAGTTGTTCTCCGAGCCGATCGGGAGCTGCAGCGCCACCGGGCGCGCGCCGAGACGATCAACGATATCGGAGAGACACTTGTAGAAGTCGGCGCCGGTCTTATCCATCTTGTTGCAGAAGACGATGCGCGGCACCTTGTACTTGTCGCCCTGGCGCCAGACCGTTTCGGTCTGCGGCTCAACGCCCTGGTTGGAGTCGAGCACGCACACGGCGCCGTCGAGCACGCGCAGGCTACGCTCCACCTCGATGGTGAAGTCGACGTGGCCGGGGGTGTCGATGATGTTCAGACGCTTGCCATCCCAGAACGCGGTAGTCGCGGCAGAGGTAATGGTGATGCCGCGCTCCTGCTCCTGCGCCATCCAGTCCATCGTCGCAGCGCCCTCGTGGGTCTCGCCGATCTTATGGTTCTTGCCGGTGTAATAAAGGATACGCTCGGTCGTGGTGGTCTTGCCGGCGTCGATATGCGCCATGATACCGAAGTTACGGTAATCCTCGATGGCATGTTGGCGGGGCATGGAGCTGTCCTTAAATTCCTGTTGTGTCGCCGTTACCAGCGATAGTGCGAGAACGCACGGTTGGCTTCCGCCATCTTGTGCACGTCTTCCCGCTTCTTGACTGCGCTGCCCCGGTTGTTCGACGCGTCGAGCAGTTCCGCCGAGAGCCGCTCCGTCATCGTCTTTTCATTGCGCCCCCGCGCTGCCGCGATCAGCCAGCGAATGCCGAGCGCCTGACGGCGAGTCGAGCGAACTTCCACCGGCACCTGATAGGTGGCCCCGCCGACGCGGCGCGAACGCACTTCGATGGTCGGCATCACATTCTCAAGCGCCTGCTCGAACACCCCGAGCGGGCCCTGCTTGGTCTTGGCCTCGATCATCTCGAGCGCACCGTAGACGATGCCTTCGGCGACCGACTTCTTCCCGGCATACATCACCGAGTTCATGAACTTCGTAACGACAATGTTTCCGAACTTCGGATCCGGAAGCACTTCGCGCTTTTCAGCAGAATGGCGACGAGACATCGTTTCTGTTCCCGATTATTTCGGACGCTTGGCGCCGTACTTCGAACGGCGCTGCTTGCGGTTCTTGACGCCCTGGGTGTCGAGGACGCCGCGGAGGATGTGGTAGCGCACACCGGGCAAGTCCTTGACGCGGCCGCCGCGGATCATGACCACGGAATGTTCCTGAAGGTTATGCCCCTCACCCGGAATGTAACCAATGACCTCGAAGCCATTGGTGAGGCGTACCTTGGCGACCTTACGCAGCGCCGAATTCGGCTTCTTCGGAGTCGTGGTGTAAACACGCGTGCACACACCGCGCTTTTGCGGCGACTGCTGCAACGCAGGCACCTTCTTGCGCGACTTCTGTATGACGCGCGGACTTGCGATCAGTTGGTTGATCGTCGGCATCGTTCGCCTTCACCCTTAAATTTACGCGAAACCCCGAT from Nitrobacter sp. NHB1 carries:
- the rplN gene encoding 50S ribosomal protein L14, with amino-acid sequence MIQMQTNLDVADNSGARRVMCIKVLGGSKRRYATVGDIIVVSIKEAIPRGKVKKGDVMKAVVVRVRKDIRRADGSVIRFDRNAAVLINNQSEPVGTRIFGPVPRELRAKNHMKIISLAPEVL
- the rpsQ gene encoding 30S ribosomal protein S17, encoding MPKRTLQGVVVSDKQAKTVVVRVDRRFTHPLYKKTIRRSKNYHAHDENNEFKPGDMVWIEESKPISKLKRWTVVRGEQKKTA
- the rpmC gene encoding 50S ribosomal protein L29 gives rise to the protein MAAMKTSDIRAMSPDQMDDAVANLKKERFNLRFQRATGQLENTSRMREARRDIARIKTIAAQKRDAKK
- the rplP gene encoding 50S ribosomal protein L16, whose protein sequence is MMQPKKTKFRKAHKGRIHGTASSGATLAFGQFGLKAMAPERISARQIEAARRALTRHMKRAGRVWIRVFPDVPVSKKPAEVRMGSGKGAPELWVVRVKPGRVLFEIDGVAPQTAKEALTLAAAKLPIKTRFVARIAE
- the rpsC gene encoding 30S ribosomal protein S3 — its product is MGQKINPIGLRLGINRTWDSRWYAGKNEYGKLLHEDVKIRELLHKELKQAAVARIVIERPHKKCRVTIHSARPGVVIGKKGADIDKLRKRVADITSSDVVINIVEIRKPELDATLVAESIAQQLERRVAFRRAMKRAVQSAMRLGAEGIRINCSGRLGGAEIARMEWYREGRVPLHTLRADVDYGVATAFTTFGTCGVKVWIFKGEILEHDPMAQDKRLAGDDNRPRRDAA
- the rplV gene encoding 50S ribosomal protein L22, whose protein sequence is MSKPKRERSLPENEAKAIARMLRVSPQKLNLVAQLIRGRKASAALADLQFSRKRIAGDVKKCLESAIANAENNHDLDVDELVVSEAFVGNGMVMKRFAPRGRGRSGRIYKPFSQLTIVVRQVEAEASA
- the rpsS gene encoding 30S ribosomal protein S19; translated protein: MVRSVWKGPFVEGSLLKKADAARASGRHDVIKIWSRRSTILPQFVGLVFGVYNGHKHVPVSVNEEMVGHKFGEFSPTRTFHGHSGDKKAKRA
- the rplB gene encoding 50S ribosomal protein L2, whose translation is MALKTFNPTTPGQRQLVMVDRSALYKGKPVKALTEGKRGKGGRNNTGRITVRFRGGGHKQAYRNVDFKRGKADVPALVERLEYDPNRTAFIALIKYQDGEQAYILAPQRLAVGDTVVAGNYVDVKPGNVMPLGNMPVGTIVHNVEMKIGKGGQLARSAGTYAQIVGRDQDYVILRLNSGEQRLVHGRCRGSIGAVSNPDHMNTSIGKAGRTRWMGRRPHNRGVVMNPIDHPHGGGEGRTSGGRHPVTPWGKPTKGKKTRSNKSTNKFILISRHKRKK
- a CDS encoding 50S ribosomal protein L23 encodes the protein MTIDAKHYDVIVAPVITEKATMASEYNKVVFKVARKATKPQIKEAVEKLFDVKVKSVNTLVRKGKAKVFRGSFGSQSDAKRAVVTLEEGHRIDVTTGL
- the rplD gene encoding 50S ribosomal protein L4; the encoded protein is MELNVTTLEGKAAGSVQLSDGIFGLEPRKDLIQRCVNWQLAKRQAGTHKAKGRAEIWRTGKKMFKQKGTGNARHGSARVSQFRGGGRAFGPVVRSHAHDLPKKVRALALRHALSAKAKDGGLIVIDSAELQEAKTKALMGHFSGLGLTSALIVDGAAVHAGFATAARNIPNIDVLPIQGINVYDILRRRKLVLTKAAVDALEARFK
- the rplC gene encoding 50S ribosomal protein L3; this translates as MRSGVIAQKVGMTRVFTETGEHIPVTVLKLSNCQVLGHRTSEKNGYVALQLGSGARKTVYMPKAERGQFAVAKIEPKRKVAEFRVSEDSLLPVGAEIQADHFVVGQFVDVTGTSVGKGFAGGMKRWNFGGLRATHGVSVSHRSIGSTGGRQDPGKTFKNKKMPGHMGVDRVTTLNLRVVQTDVERGLILVEGAVPGSKGGWIAVRDAVKKPLPKEAPKPGKFKVAGGGAQAAGDDKVTTDAPAEKEGA
- the rpsJ gene encoding 30S ribosomal protein S10, giving the protein MNGQNIRIRLKAFDHRILDTSTREIVNTAKRTGAQVRGPIPLPTRIEKFTVNRSPHVDKKSREQFEMRTHKRLLDIVDPTPQTVDALMKLDLAAGVDVEIKL
- the tuf gene encoding elongation factor Tu translates to MAKAKFERNKPHCNIGTIGHVDHGKTSLTAAITKVLAEAGGATFTAYDQIDKAPEEKARGITISTSHVEYETPNRHYAHVDCPGHADYVKNMITGAAQMDGAILVVSAADGPMPQTREHILLARQVGVPAIVVFLNKCDMVDDPELLELVEMEVRELLSKYDFPGDDIPIIKGSALAALENSDPKLGHDAVLELMKAVDAYIPQPERPVDLPFLMPVEDVFSISGRGTVVTGRVERGIVKVGEEIEIVGIRDTQKTTVTGVEMFRKLLDQGQAGDNIGALLRGTKREDVERGQVLCKPGSVKPHTKFKAEAYILTKEEGGRHTPFFTNYRPQFYFRTTDVTGVVHLPAGTEMVMPGDNVAMEVHLIVPIAMEEKLRFAIREGGRTVGAGVVASIIE
- the fusA gene encoding elongation factor G codes for the protein MPRQHAIEDYRNFGIMAHIDAGKTTTTERILYYTGKNHKIGETHEGAATMDWMAQEQERGITITSAATTAFWDGKRLNIIDTPGHVDFTIEVERSLRVLDGAVCVLDSNQGVEPQTETVWRQGDKYKVPRIVFCNKMDKTGADFYKCLSDIVDRLGARPVALQLPIGSENNFKGMVDLVRMKALVWSSEAAGAMYDIAEIPADLADKAREYREKLVEAAVELDDDAMAAYLEGTEPDEATLKRLIRKAVLSGAFYPVLCGTAFKNKGVQPLLDAVVAYLPSPLDVPAIKGVDDKGNEILRHADDKEPMSLLAFKIMDDPFVGTITFCRIYSGILQSGTGVVNSTREKKERIGRMLLMHANNREDIKEAYAGDIVALAGLKEARTGDTLCDPAHQVILEKMEFPDPVIEIAIEPKSKADQEKLGIALAKLAAEDPSFRVSTDQESGQTILKGMGELHLDIKVDILRRTYKVDANIGAPQVAFRERVTKRVEHSYTHKKQTGGTGQFAAVTLIVEPNEAGKGYEFESKIVGGAVPKEYIPGVEKGIESVLGSGVVAGFPVVDVKVQLIDGKFHDVDSSALAFEIATRACFREALQKGKSVLLEPIMKVEAVTPEDYTGSVIGDLNSRRGQIQGQDMRGNANVINAMVPLMNMFGYVNNLRSMSQGRATFTMQFDHYAEAPANVSAEVQKKFA
- the rpsG gene encoding 30S ribosomal protein S7 encodes the protein MSRRHSAEKREVLPDPKFGNIVVTKFMNSVMYAGKKSVAEGIVYGALEMIEAKTKQGPLGVFEQALENVMPTIEVRSRRVGGATYQVPVEVRSTRRQALGIRWLIAAARGRNEKTMTERLSAELLDASNNRGSAVKKREDVHKMAEANRAFSHYRW
- the rpsL gene encoding 30S ribosomal protein S12; this translates as MPTINQLIASPRVIQKSRKKVPALQQSPQKRGVCTRVYTTTPKKPNSALRKVAKVRLTNGFEVIGYIPGEGHNLQEHSVVMIRGGRVKDLPGVRYHILRGVLDTQGVKNRKQRRSKYGAKRPK